Proteins encoded within one genomic window of Nilaparvata lugens isolate BPH chromosome 11, ASM1435652v1, whole genome shotgun sequence:
- the LOC120353651 gene encoding pickpocket protein 28-like: MANSMFLKLFNSKTFKNQDLVDSEADSDASLASDGPIMCYDSLTLHGYCFSCNIIPPTEMFKNNTVHHHFKLAYSLDPNSTLSHQEEKLQGFPFIAMTSKERGRIYSYPALNKSPINTFTHKTCDPPDSKDKNKVCNMPDEYKSRHREFGFYSIHNPYDVPSPFMRWYYDKKFMNHELQVLVDATSYLLIDKESFQRPPDERECFSSTSEKERQLKFFKYYTRRNCLVECFTDKILENCSCVLYFLPHTEGTPICGNAESKACAHVIMEDVNIESSWKDCNCLASCNHTEYRAISREIIPQPNSTTQYTMVLRDDTLYPKIRRQTEILEELVQSSMTYLDMFLGVSLISLVEIVYYILLMCMECLGINRTIRRSMKRFERKVFTVDAQCPKVDDKKESLDECSRVSFEKNTLKKRVGLFAKNEFC; this comes from the coding sequence atggcAAACAGTATGTTTTTGAAGCTATTCAATAGCAAAACGTTCAAAAATCAAGACCTCGTCGACAGTGAAGCCGATTCTGATGCAAGTCTAGCTTCTGATGGACCAATCATGTGTTACGATTCTCTGACTCTCCACGGTTATTGTTTTAGCTGCAACATCATTCCACCAACAGAAATGTTCAAGAACAACACAGTGCATCACCACTTCAAACTAGCCTATTCACTTGACCCGAATTCTACACTTTCACATCAAGAAGAGAAACTGCAAGGATTTCCCTTTATTGCTATGACATCAAAGGAAAGGGGAAGGATCTACTCATATCCAGCCCTGAACAAGAGTCCCATCAACACATTCACGCACAAGACTTGTGATCCGCCTGACAGTAAGGATAAGAATAAAGTGTGCAATATGCCTGACGAGTACAAATCGCGCCATCGGGAATTTGGATTCTATTCCATCCACAATCCTTATGATGTACCGAGTCCTTTCATGCGATggtattatgacaaaaaattcaTGAACCATGAGCTGCAGGTGCTAGTAGATGCCACGAGTTACCTGCTGATTGACAAGGAATCATTTCAGAGACCGCCGGATGAAAGAGAATGCTTTTCGTCAACCTCTGAAAAGGAAAGGCAATTGAAGTTTTTTAAATACTACACCCGACGCAACTGTCTAGTGGAATGCTTCACAGACAAGATTCTGGAAAATTGCTCGTGTGTTCTCTACTTTCTACCACATACTGAAGGCACTCCAATATGTGGCAACGCCGAATCCAAGGCTTGTGCTCACGTAATCATGGAAGATGTGAATATTGAGAGTTCTTGGAAAGACTGCAACTGCTTGGCGTCCTGTAATCACACCGAGTACAGAGCCATTTCTCGTGAAATCATTCCTCAGCCGAACTCAACGACCCAGTACACCATGGTGCTGCGAGACGACACCCTCTACCCGAAGATACGGCGGCAAACGGAAATCCTCGAGGAGTTGGTTCAGTCCTCGATGACCTACCTCGACATGTTCCTCGGGGTCAGCCTCATCAGCCTCGTCGAAATTGTCTACTACATCCTTTTGATGTGCATGGAGTGTCTTGGCATCAACCGAACCATCAGGCGAAGCATGAAACGATTCGAGCGCAAAGTCTTCACGGTAGATGCCCAATGTCCCAAAGTTGATGACAAGAAAGAAAGTCTTGATGAGTGTAGTAGAGTTTCgtttgaaaaaaatactctAAAGAAACGAGTAGGTCTTTTTGCAAAGAACGAGTTTTGCTAA
- the LOC111052456 gene encoding uncharacterized protein LOC111052456 isoform X2, giving the protein MHTQVAVLVVVVSCLLASAEDGGKDEGQDDKKKRQTMMMSPAASMMMMDQLHNSLAEYRQEIPIVEQPPDLNAQQMTMMKQMMSMMGKEQSMMSSVANNMAMLQQAKHIAMMQQMAKYHSKDYSSMLYSKDMGMGYAKDYMDYSMMDYPKHRDYLSMMGYDKHHYQHDYSMMDNMMEHGKHHDYEMGYMKHHDYGMGGYSMRPMAYGYPGDFEHYMKPHHEYGMGFPYMKHHGDFPAPVTHTHIHTHSKYCDLADSDSSSSSPASDSHGGEEYTSSGSSTSSSSDRETSTGASSLSGDQTRSRTGRKTGSRSRRSSGADSSTDEPRGGTPSPAHSHPHTAKPSRPRRDLSIATFFNFVKFFSFFAPRDFPSWIAAAFKFIL; this is encoded by the exons ATGCATACTCAG GTAGCCGTCCTTGTTGTGGTGGTGAGTTGTCTGCTGGCCTCCGCCGAGGATGGCGGCAAGGACGAAGGACAGGACGACAAGAAAAAGAGACAAACAATGATGATGAGTCCTGCGGCCAGCATGATGATGATGGATCAACTGCACAACTCATTGGCCGAGTACAGGCAGGAAATACCCATAGTGGAGCAGCCGCCCGATCTCAACGCACAGCAGATGACAATGATGAAGCAGATGATGAGCATGATGGGCAAGGAGCAATCCATGATGTCATCGGTTGCCAACAACATGGCTATGCTGCAGCAGGCCAAACACATTGCCATGATGCAGCAAATGGCCAAGTACCACTCCAAAGACTACTCATCTATGCTCTACTCTAAAGACATGGGCATGGGTTATGCCAAAGACTACATGGACTACTCGATGATGGACTACCCCAAACATCGTGACTACCTATCTATGATGGGATATGACAAACATCATTACCAGCACGACTATTCGATGATGGACAATATGATGGAGCATGGCAAACATCACGATTACGAGATGGGCTACATGAAGCATCATGATTACGGCATGGGAGGATATTCGATGAGACCCATGGCGTATGGGTATCCGGGTGATTTTGAGCACTACATGAAGCCTCACCATGAGTACGGCATGGGGTTCCCTTACATGAAGCATCACGGCGACTTCCCAGCGCCTGTCACTCACACTCATATCCACACACACAGCAAA TATTGTGATCTTGCAGATTCCGATAGCAGTTCCAGTTCCCCAGCCAGTGACAGTCACGGTGGAGAAGAATATACCAGTTCCGGTTCCTCAACCAGTAGCAGTTCCGATCGAGAAACCAGTACCGGTGCCAGTTCCTTATCCGGTGATCAAACACGTTCCCGTACAG gtagaaaaaCGGGTTCACGTTCCCGTCGCAGTTCCGGTGCCGATTCATCTACCGATGAGCCACGGGGGGGCACCCCTTCCCCCGCACACTCTCACCCCCACACTGCAAAGCCCTCACGGCCAAGACGCGACCTTAGCATTGcaacattcttcaattttgtCAAGTTCTTTTCCTTCTTCGCACCTAGAGACTTCCCCTCATGGATTGCTGCAGCATTCAAGTTTATACTCTAG
- the LOC111052456 gene encoding uncharacterized protein LOC111052456 isoform X1, with the protein MHTQVAVLVVVVSCLLASAEDGGKDEGQDDKKKRQTMMMSPAASMMMMDQLHNSLAEYRQEIPIVEQPPDLNAQQMTMMKQMMSMMGKEQSMMSSVANNMAMLQQAKHIAMMQQMAKYHSKDYSSMLYSKDMGMGYAKDYMDYSMMDYPKHRDYLSMMGYDKHHYQHDYSMMDNMMEHGKHHDYEMGYMKHHDYGMGGYSMRPMAYGYPGDFEHYMKPHHEYGMGFPYMKHHGDFPAPVTHTHIHTHSKIPIAVPVPQPVTVTVEKNIPVPVPQPVAVPIEKPVPVPVPYPVIKHVPVQVEKRVHVPVAVPVPIHLPMSHGGAPLPPHTLTPTLQSPHGQDATLALQHSSILSSSFPSSHLETSPHGLLQHSSLYSSDGPAHW; encoded by the exons ATGCATACTCAG GTAGCCGTCCTTGTTGTGGTGGTGAGTTGTCTGCTGGCCTCCGCCGAGGATGGCGGCAAGGACGAAGGACAGGACGACAAGAAAAAGAGACAAACAATGATGATGAGTCCTGCGGCCAGCATGATGATGATGGATCAACTGCACAACTCATTGGCCGAGTACAGGCAGGAAATACCCATAGTGGAGCAGCCGCCCGATCTCAACGCACAGCAGATGACAATGATGAAGCAGATGATGAGCATGATGGGCAAGGAGCAATCCATGATGTCATCGGTTGCCAACAACATGGCTATGCTGCAGCAGGCCAAACACATTGCCATGATGCAGCAAATGGCCAAGTACCACTCCAAAGACTACTCATCTATGCTCTACTCTAAAGACATGGGCATGGGTTATGCCAAAGACTACATGGACTACTCGATGATGGACTACCCCAAACATCGTGACTACCTATCTATGATGGGATATGACAAACATCATTACCAGCACGACTATTCGATGATGGACAATATGATGGAGCATGGCAAACATCACGATTACGAGATGGGCTACATGAAGCATCATGATTACGGCATGGGAGGATATTCGATGAGACCCATGGCGTATGGGTATCCGGGTGATTTTGAGCACTACATGAAGCCTCACCATGAGTACGGCATGGGGTTCCCTTACATGAAGCATCACGGCGACTTCCCAGCGCCTGTCACTCACACTCATATCCACACACACAGCAAA ATTCCGATAGCAGTTCCAGTTCCCCAGCCAGTGACAGTCACGGTGGAGAAGAATATACCAGTTCCGGTTCCTCAACCAGTAGCAGTTCCGATCGAGAAACCAGTACCGGTGCCAGTTCCTTATCCGGTGATCAAACACGTTCCCGTACAG gtagaaaaaCGGGTTCACGTTCCCGTCGCAGTTCCGGTGCCGATTCATCTACCGATGAGCCACGGGGGGGCACCCCTTCCCCCGCACACTCTCACCCCCACACTGCAAAGCCCTCACGGCCAAGACGCGACCTTAGCATTGcaacattcttcaattttgtCAAGTTCTTTTCCTTCTTCGCACCTAGAGACTTCCCCTCATGGATTGCTGCAGCATTCAAGTTTATACTCTAGCGACGGCCCGGCACACTGGTGA